Sequence from the Gadus chalcogrammus isolate NIFS_2021 chromosome 21, NIFS_Gcha_1.0, whole genome shotgun sequence genome:
GTAAAACAATGACACAGAAAGGTAGTGTTCCCAAAGGCCGAGTAACTAATCAGTCATCATTTAACCTGTAATGATTGAATATCTTAGCCAGCTTGCCTCAAAAGTTCCATTCCCTGCTCACAACCTAACCAAATCATACAACCCATTCATATGTATGGGATGTGGTGCCCTAGCAACTGGCATTGTCCCTTTGGCTAGTGTCTCTTGACCCTAAAGTAATTTGATGGTCGTTAGAGGTGAGCCTTCCTCCTCGGATGGAATTTTGATACGATTTAACAGTCCTGTAGTGTGAGCTCGGCACTCGGCACTAGCTGAATGGTTTTAAATGGTAGCTGGAGGCAAATATTGTCCAAACATGGCCGTTGACAGTCAGCAGCTCTCTAGCCAAGCAGGACGGATGTGAGAACCTTCTCTTGAAGGTGTAGACTTGGACCCCTTTCCTTTTCCTCTGCTATCTACCTTTCAAGCCAATCATACAAGTCTGTGGACGGTCCGAAATCAATAACATGGACGAGAGTAGTATAAAAGGGGCCTTTCTAATGCATAGGAGTGCTACTGTATGCTACTGAGTACTGGATGAAATAAAAGGATAAATTCAGATCATAATATGACCACCTTATCTGTATGCAAAagtgagtgtgcttgtgtgaatatgtgtgtttgcaggcatgtgtgtgtgtatttttatacacgtgtgcatgcgtgcgtgtgtgcatttgtgtgcgtgtgcgtgtgtgtgtgtgtgtgggtgtaaaaTACTGTACTGATACTTTTGTGGACGGAACAGAACAGGAACTTGCTGAGGCCTGAAGTCTTCACGTCTATTGAATTGATTTATTAACACTGCAGAAGACATGAAGATAAAAAACTGTCAAATACAATTCCACAAATAAAGATTGTTTTGTAGTCAGTGTGACCGGGGAGATTAAATACATTGGTGTAAAGCACTTTGGCTGGTTACAGTTActtcaataaaacaaacaagagtCCACTTATAAATGGCTGTCCACACTGTTCATTCTGCAACTTTAAAATACAGATTTAGATTTAATAAGTGGCCAGACATTTTTAAGTTTGGTAAGTAATATAGGTTTACAATGATACTCACAATAGATATTGAGAGGCAATATACATTGAGATAAAATCAGTAAAAGTTATGTAAAAATTGCCCACCTGAAAAAGTCAATTCTTAACTCTAAGATAATGTGTCTATTTTCACTTTATAACATCCACAGCTCAGCAATAGGGCTGTTAATGATTTACTACAGAAATAATGTTGATGCTGTTTATCCTTAGACTACAAATAACCAGTCACTGTACTTAATATTCATGGAGTAGGATTGTGGAACCAAGGTTTTGAGTAAAAACTGTACAATGTTTGGCTTGTTTATGTTCCTCATTGACTAGAGGTTCCTGAGTCTTTTTAGCTCATTTTTGGGTTGTTTAACAGAGGTGACTATTAGTAGAACAGAAAGAAAGGACAGACTATCTTGTGTTTTTACTGTTCTCGAATTAAAGCCAAATTATACAACATTATTCAACGTCATGTCTATTATTGTGCAAAAATGTACTGTTTCGAAATGCGAATTACAAATGTTACATTATATAGTTATTGCctttagtaggcctactatacaCCTTTGTGTAAATTATGAGCATAACAGCAATAATGCTTCTTGATTGTGTGTCCATGAGAACGAGATTGTTAAAGTATTCTGCACACCCTTCACATTGTGATATAACCCTTGTCCAGACCGCATAAACAATCTATGGTCTGACTGTACACAATGTCTTCTTAAATTGGGATTCACCACAGGCTTCCCATTGGCTGGCCACTTGCCACTCTTTCCACATGCTTCCAGACCCGGAAGCAGTAGGCTgcctgttgtgttttgttttggtagTCGACGAGAGTGGGGCAGGCGGAGCACCGCGCACTATACCTGGGAAGTGACACGTCGGGGATGGAAGATGATCGACCGAATACTTACGGAAAAAATAACATGCCAGCATTTATGGGCAGTTTCGACGAGGCGAATGAGACGTTAAGCCGCAGCCTGCCTACCGAAACTTCTCCTGCTGACAGTAAAGTTGACAGGTCGCTCGGGGCTTTGAGCCAACATGTCATTAGACATGCGAACTCCACCGTTATCTCGccgagaggagagagcgatCCCGAGATTCAGCGACGCGCGGTGACGCAAAACAACATCGAGAACGGGGACGATCAAGACACTCATGATGGGAGCAACAATGGGACTGGGAATGGGACCAGTACGGTGGTGGATATTTTAAACCGCAATTTTGGGATATTATCAAAGTCTCACTCCCTGCATCGTAGAGAGGGACGCAACAACAAGGACATCCCTTGTGAGGAAATCGCCACGAACAGTGCTGTCATATCCGAACAACGGGATAATGTGCCACCATCAACCCCAGTAACATTAGAACAGCAAACCCAGAACGAGCAAGTGCTTTATTATGACCCGGGAACAGAGACGTCGGTTCCCCAAGAGGTCGAATCGGATTCCGATGAATGTTATTACAACTGTGAAAGTAGGAGCCACGGGAACGCCGTAGACCAGTCTTGTTTTGACAAAGAACACGTGTACTGTACGGTCTACTGTATCGCCAACGAGGGCTACCGAAAAGACTTTGAAGTCGTAGAAGAACGCCATAATGAAACGCCGACAGCCCTCCCGTCTGGTGCAGCAGGAGAGCTGCAGACGATGGCTGGGGATGACGTCGTAGGTTCGACGACCCCCGAACTTTATAGCCTCCGCGACCTGGGGGGTCCGCGAGCGTCGATCCGACTTTCACGTGAGGAAAGTCGCGTGGATTGCACCGCGCTTTCGAACTGCCTCGTGTGTCTGTTGGACAGGTCGTCCATCGTGCCTCTGCGATGCTGCGGGAAGGCCGTGTGTGATGAGTGTCTGAAACGCTACATCAGCTCCCAGGTACGCTGGTTTTGGGCAGTGGTCCACAGATATACGTCGGTGTTGGTGTTGACATGTGGCAATGCCCTGTTTAAAGTATTCGTGGGTGACCGACTTTTCTTCTGTTCGACCAACCCTCCTGCAAGCACTAATGGATTAAACCCACTCTGTTGTTCTCCTATACCAGCAGGAGGAAAGACTGCTCTAAATGGGTCATTATGTAATATTAGA
This genomic interval carries:
- the rnf217 gene encoding probable E3 ubiquitin-protein ligase RNF217, with amino-acid sequence MEDDRPNTYGKNNMPAFMGSFDEANETLSRSLPTETSPADSKVDRSLGALSQHVIRHANSTVISPRGESDPEIQRRAVTQNNIENGDDQDTHDGSNNGTGNGTSTVVDILNRNFGILSKSHSLHRREGRNNKDIPCEEIATNSAVISEQRDNVPPSTPVTLEQQTQNEQVLYYDPGTETSVPQEVESDSDECYYNCESRSHGNAVDQSCFDKEHVYCTVYCIANEGYRKDFEVVEERHNETPTALPSGAAGELQTMAGDDVVGSTTPELYSLRDLGGPRASIRLSREESRVDCTALSNCLVCLLDRSSIVPLRCCGKAVCDECLKRYISSQVQVGKADIVCPILECSGLLEESLVVSHLANEELARYHYFLELCQLDASTKPCPQCNLFTTLKRNTPDRSEHKYKIQCSACQFIWCFKCHSPWHSGLKCRDYRRGDKLLRKWASVIEHGQRNAQKCPRCKIHIQRTEGCDHMTCTQCNTNFCYRCGERYRQMRFFGDHTSNLSVFGCKYRYLPDKPHLRRLIRGSVCASKVVLAPVVLVLVVVLGSISLVIGLVVFPVYYVCKRKKKQQLAQGSDKGAGTF